In the Dysidea avara chromosome 14, odDysAvar1.4, whole genome shotgun sequence genome, GCAAGTTGATGAGAAAGGGATTGAACACCCAGTGTCTTACTTCTCTCATAAGTTTAACCCACACCAAGTGAATTACTCCACAATTGAAAGAGGCTTTGGCATTACTGCTAGCCCTCCAGCACTTTGATGTGTATTTGAACACGACTTTACATCCGGTCATCGTATATACTGATCATAACCCTCTTGTGTttgtgaacaaaaatgaagaattCTAACCAAAGATGGAGCATGCTGTACCAACAATACAACATGGAGATTCACCACATCCGTGGCAAGGACAATGTTATTGCGGATGCTCTGTCTAGGGCTTAAGTTTTGACCAGCACTGATTGAACTACTTGCACACATTAttttcattcaaaattttgagctAGTTATGTATTAGGACACATTGCTGTCTCCccatgtttttttcttcttttgtagAGGGGGGTGTTATGTACATTGAGATACGAATGTGGGAGGGCGTGGCCGAGTGTGATTTAATTAGAACATTACAACCGCATGTTAGTAAAGAGATTATCCACCGTAACACGGTTGTACCAATTTTACGTCCACTAGAAACATTAAAACCAGCCATTGAATTGGTGCCTGTCCTTTTTTCTTTGTAAAATATAGCCACATGTACATTTTTTGTATCTTATGTTTACTGTTTCATCACAGCCTGGGTATACTACTGTACAAAGCCTGGGCCCAGGGTTTACTTCAATATCCCCACATATTAGCATTAGTATTGCTAATACAATATATATTAGACATATAACATAAAAGGTCCTCACCACATGTCGTACTTGGTTAAAACAACCTATGGCTATCCTTCATTGTATAAGAGTTATCATGTTTCGTGAGAACTCAAGCGCGCTGTTCGTTTTAATCACCCTAAATGGATGGAAacacttataattatatatacacaaTACGTACTTTtggttaatacatgaacaaacGTCCTTTCGGTTAATACATGAACACGAGGCTTATTGTATTCTAACATTTTATCTCTACCAAATATTTTGTTGACGTACAGTATTCATTATTAAGGTTTAAACTACAGTAGAACTTACCTAGAAGGAAGCATACAACGCAGTTTCTTGAAGTATAACTTCTAACAAATTTTTGAAACAGTTGCAACAATCGTTATTTAGGGCGCACCGCAGACATTATTGCTTGGCACCGGAACCTATTGTTTTGTTGTTACTTGGCATTATATGGAGTCTATATAATTAACCTGAGCACGGAAAGAAAATTCCTATGTTTAGTTTTCCCTTCGATTAATTTCAAATGCAAAACCGGTGAGTGTGTATTTGTACACGTTGTTTCGTcgtacattaattatttatgacgtataATGATGAAACTTTAAATTTGTATTTATGTTATTACTTGGTTGTGTAATTATTAATGGCACATTTTCATAATGAAAAATTAGAACATTAGAAATTACGGAACAGGGGGTTGCGTGTTTATTAGGAAAGCTTGATATTGATAATGGTTCACTTTTGTGAGCTTGGTATTGATAACGGTTCACTTTTGTGCCGTTCCAGGTTGCAGTAATGACTCTGTGAAGAAGCCGGAGTTGTCATACCATTGAGTACCTTTACATAACAAGAACTTACTTCGACACTGGATACATAAAATAGGACGGACAAATCTACCACTCATAAACAACGATTTCTTTTTGTTCTTTTTTTATAATTCAAAATGCAAATGCTGTTTACCCATAACAATGGTTGTATTAGTTTCTTCTAAGGTTATTTGTACTTCTTTGGCAAGGGAATATTTATATGGCAGCTATTTTTAGTACTGGTTAGGTCTCCAAGACTGGGAACCTCCACCATCGGATGATGACGACAACAACATTGGACAGATTCCACCACCCAAAGGTAGCCTCACTGAAGTGGATGATCAGGAGACTGGAAGCTACTGATGATGATGTATGTCACACTTTCTTCCATTGTCAGCTACTCACTGTaattgtatttataaatacaagaAGAACGCTCGACTGGAAGTGGTCGAGTGTTGGAGAGTGGTACTGGGAGAATACTGGTATGTCACTGAACAGTTTGTCTTGTTGATAATGTATTCCTTTTAGGCTGAAGATGTTTCTGCACTGACCGAAAGTACTGGAGGGAATGAGATTGCAGGCGTGAGTGGAGGGGGCAGTAGCAACAGCAGTTCTAGTGAAAGTGGCTCCCTAGGAATCTCTATTAACATTTCTAATTTAAGCAGAGTACCAAATAGGTTAGGTGTTTCTATTGATTTGTCAAATTTAACTTGTCCCATTCCTCCACCTTCTACTACAACTGCTAGTGCCTCTATTCCTCTCAGGGGGGATCCATTTGTTGAGCCTGTGGGTCCTACAACACCCCTGCCACCAACAGCTACGGCAATGGATTTTTTTGGGCAGAGTTTTGATGACGATCTTTTTAGGCACATTGTAGATGAAACCAACTTGTATGCCTCTCAAAAGGGTTCTAAATGGAGGTGGCCTCTAACTGTAGATGAACTAAAGGCCTTCTTAGGGGTATGGATCGTGATGGGAATAGTTAGGCTACCCCGGGGTTCGTGATCATTGGTCCCAAGAACGTATTTATGGGGAACATTTAGTGTTGCTAGAGATGGTTTTTTTGAGATCTTGTGGAATTTGCATTTCAATGACAATACCAAGACTTTTCCACGGGGACATGATAATTATAATAAGCTGCACAAAATTAGTCCCATTGCTGATCACCTCTCACGCAAGTTTTTGGCCCTTTACAATCCACACAGGGAGAACTCCATAGATGAAGCCATGATCGTTTATAAAGGTCAGTCATCCCTGAAGCAATTCATGCCCAAAAAGCCAATCAAGCAAGGTTTTAAAGTGTGGTGTAGGTGTGATAGCAAAAATGGGTATACATGTAGCTTCCAAGTATATACGGGAAAGGTAGGCCAGACCACGGAAAAGAATTTGGGGTCAAGGGTAGTTAAAGATTTGTCCGAACCATTAAGGGGTAAAAACTATCATCTCTACTTTGACAATTTCTTTTCCAGTCCCACACTTTTGGCTGAGCTATTGGATTTCAAAATCTATTGCATCAGGACTGTGGTGTCAAATAGGAAACATTTTCCGAAATATAGTAAGGCCCAGGTCAAGGCATGAGAGCACATCACCTCACAAGTCATAGACAATAAAGTCCACTGTTTTGTTTGGAGGGATAGGAAACCTGTATGTTTTAATGACACCATTTGTGATCACACAGACATTACTTCTGTGTCTCGGAAACTAGCTGATGGCAGCCTAGCTGACTTCAGCTGTCCACGGTCAGTTAATCTCTACAACCAGAACATGGGAGGGGTAGACTTGGCTGATCAATTGCGTAGGTCATACACATGTTCTCGTAGATCAAAATCTAGGTGGTACATGCGAATGTTCtggttttttttttgatttgtcCATTGTAAATTCCTACATTCTTGAGTCTGTCAGCCCAAATCATTGCCCAGGAATAGCTAGGACTGGGCGACAGAAGAAGCAGTATAGGTCCCACTTAGAATTTAGGAAAAGTTTGGCTTTAGAGCTTATAGGGAATTTCAGCTCAAGGGGAAAGAAGGGAAGGCCTAGGCGTAGTGCAGAAGTAGTACCTGCTGTGTTTGATCGACCACGGAAGAGTTGTACTTCGAAAGTTAGATGGCTGAAATCACGCCATTATACAGATTTGTCTTTTCTTATTTTATGTAAGCTTGTAAACAAATGTGATAGCATTTTTGTAGAAATCATAACTTGATCAAGTGATTTTTTATGTGTCTGTAAACGTTATTGTATGTCAATGTATCATTCCAGAGTATTTCTTCCAAATTTGGCAGTGCTGACTGTTTCCATGACGAAGTTGTGGCCATCGCAAACAAAAGATGCACGCGTATTCTAAAAAAAATAGCGATGatgttacaattattatttAAACAACacctcaccttgtagagcagTTAATGGACAGTATTCAGGCCGCTTTTCAGTCACGAAGGATCCTTAGTTAAAGAGTTACAGTGGTGAGTTCACGCCTGTGTAATATACAAAATTTTGCTTAAAATAATTCAGGTAACGGGGTATGCGTGCCACTTTAATGGTTTTTAGGTAACAAAGGGTTAATATACTGGAACTCAAAAGTTGAGGACAGTGCTGGTGAAAAAAAAGAAGGGCTGTCCAAGAACGTTAGCACCTATTGAAGAATTTTTTCTTGTGCTGGTAAGACTCAGGCTGGGGCATCTAGAGCAAGTTCTTGCAGATCGATTTGGCATGTCTTGTTCAATGATATCAAGAATATTTACCACATGGATTAATTTCTTGTATTTGAAGTCCATGTTTGGAGTCTTTGGACAATGGTGAAATGTAAGGtttagcttatagctgaaatgaaTGACCCTGAGCAGTCTTAGAAATGCTGGACTACAACCATATTTTAATCTCTTGTTTGTATTAGTGTGCGATGGGCCCATGTTGAGTGGAATTTGTGTCATTTTGGCCCATGTTGAGTGGAATTCAGAATTTCCCGAGAGACAAAGAGTGAGGTGTGGAAAATAGATGAATTGTTGGAAGTAATTAAGGTGGAGGTTGAGGCAAGGGGATGTGGAACTCCAATTCTGCAGAACTTTGTACTAAAATTCAGAGGGCAGAATCTCAATCGCAGGAGCAGAATGTGGTCGATCCATCATCTGCTGTAAATGAAGAAGAAGAGTCTTTTGTTAAATCTGAAACTACTCTGCCTACTCCTGCTGATGGGTCATCCCTCAACTGCTTGGTTTAGTGTGGGACTGTGAAACTGATCAGTTCGTATTCAATCTTCAAGAGTTGATAGATTATTCAGCTAGTTTGCCATGTAGCAAACGATCACTGCTGAAGGTTACTGCAAAGATTTTTGATCCTTTGGGGTTGCTAAGTCTTTTTGTTATCCGACTGAAAGTTCTGTTTCAAACCCTGTGTAAAGAAGGTTCTCATTGGGATGACACACTTGCAGAAGATGATTTCAAGAATTGGAAATCACTCCTAAGTGAATTCAAGACACTCAATAACCTCAGAGTCCAAAGATGCTATTTCTTCACAAACACAACTCCAGTGTCAATTCAGTTACATGGCTTTAGTGATGCCTCTTGTCAAGCCTATGCAGCAGTAGCGTATTTACGTTCAGTTTTTCCAGATGGGAGAGTAGACATACAGATTGTGGCTTCTAAAACCAGGGTGGCTCCAATTAAGCAGCAGTCAATCCCACAATTGGAGTTTTAGGTTCCCTGATATTATCGAGAGTTTCCCATTCTGTGTTGACTTCTTTACCAAACCAGGTTCAAACATTTTATTGGACAGACTCTATGACTGTCGTCTACTGGATTCAAAACAGTAAACCCTGGAAACAATATGTTAGCCACCGAGTCAATGAGATTCATCAACTGACCAATCGATCTCATTGGAGACATTGTACTGGTGTTTTAAACCCTGCAGATTTACCATCTCGTGGCATTAGTGGTGGAGAGCTGACTTCAAGCAGCCTGTGGTGGAATGGACCTGCATTCCTACAATTGGATGAGGAGAAATGGCCACTAACAGATGAATGTTGTGATATGGATGAGGTTGTGCAGTCAGAATTAACGGAATCATCAATAGCCGCTTCTCGTATCCTTGCAATCCCTAGTAACCCTGTTACTAGATTTCCTAAGCTTGACCAGATCATTGATACTACAAGATTCAGTAACCTCAAGTCCCTTTTGAATACAACTGCTTATATTTTACGCTTTGTCAAGAATACCAGACGACATGACCATGTTTCACGTCAGAACAGTGCTTTGGTTCAATTGAATGCATCTGAGATTCTTAATGCTGAGGTTTACTGGATTCGGTCTATTCAGGCTGCTCAGTTTCAACCAGAGATCAAGATTCAATTTCTTGAGACTGCCAAGTCACCGCAACCGATTAGAGTTCTTCAATTCAGGCTGAAGCTTGATAGCAACCACATCTTGAGATGTCAAGAAGATTGGGAAATTCCTCTGTTACTTAGCTGCAACAATCCGATCCTTTTACAGCCTGATCATCCTTATTTCAAATTTCTTGTCCTAGATGCTCACTTGAGGGTGAAACACAGTGGGGTAGAAACAACGTTATCTACCTTGAGGGAAAATTACTGGATTTTAATGCTACTGAAGGATGATGGTACTAAGAGGATGTTTTGGAAGCTTGCTGTTCTCATGGAGCTGATCACTGGGAATGACAATCAAGTTAAAGCAGCCATCATCAAGGTTGGTGATTCACCACGATTACTGAAACGGAGTATCACACATTTGGTACCTCTTGAATTGAATTGTCAGGACGTTTAAATTGAATTACTTTTGTATAGGTTAAATTCTTACTAGGCCAGTTTTATTTGTTTGACTTTTGTAGGCATTTTATGTAATAGgcatttttttgttgttgtttgacTGTATCAAACCTGGGGAGTGTAGGAAACCTTTAATAATTGTAgatgatgtaatgatgatgatgtaattaTTGTGCACA is a window encoding:
- the LOC136244849 gene encoding uncharacterized protein; this translates as MTVVYWIQNSKPWKQYVSHRVNEIHQLTNRSHWRHCTGVLNPADLPSRGISGGELTSSSLWWNGPAFLQLDEEKWPLTDECCDMDEVVQSELTESSIAASRILAIPSNPVTRFPKLDQIIDTTRFSNLKSLLNTTAYILRFVKNTRRHDHVSRQNSALVQLNASEILNAEVYWIRSIQAAQFQPEIKIQFLETAKSPQPIRVLQFRLKLDSNHILRCQEDWEIPLLLSCNNPILLQPDHPYFKFLVLDAHLRVKHSGVETTLSTLRENYWILMLLKDDGTKRMFWKLAVLMELITGNDNQVKAAIIKVGDSPRLLKRSITHLVPLELNCQDV